In a genomic window of Mucilaginibacter sp. KACC 22063:
- a CDS encoding ankyrin repeat domain-containing protein has protein sequence MDNMFLNACKNAQKGIVQAFLKKGGINVDKRDSLGNSPLYYVCSKGAKDIAKMLIDAGADVNLANNVSEVPLHCAARIGSKELIKLLLDAGADINTSNNFGQTAIFYAVLSGKTETALYLISSGADTTLKDNSGYTILDHATANGMRELVVALSDGDTTLKKDDYGNTPLHQAVYNNQSETVISLLKNEDINVNELNNDGVSPLILAVNNSNAHLVELLIKAGADVNQHVLSGNSALHYAAGMGNLHLGKTLLKAGAEINSRNSYSETPLLVAAQCGFNDFTALLLENGADPNAVDNDGRSPMDFASERGYTEILEQLIGAGAGE, from the coding sequence ATGGATAACATGTTTTTAAATGCGTGTAAAAACGCACAAAAAGGGATTGTACAAGCCTTCCTGAAAAAGGGTGGCATTAACGTTGACAAGCGCGACAGCCTTGGTAACAGCCCTTTATACTACGTTTGCTCAAAGGGAGCAAAAGATATTGCTAAGATGTTGATAGACGCCGGAGCCGATGTAAACCTTGCCAATAATGTAAGTGAAGTGCCTTTACATTGTGCAGCACGTATAGGCAGCAAAGAACTGATCAAATTATTGCTTGATGCCGGAGCTGATATCAATACAAGCAACAACTTTGGGCAAACAGCTATTTTTTACGCAGTGCTTTCAGGCAAAACGGAAACTGCCTTGTATCTGATTTCATCAGGTGCCGATACTACGTTGAAAGATAACTCGGGATATACTATCCTTGATCATGCTACGGCTAACGGTATGCGCGAATTAGTCGTTGCGCTATCAGATGGTGATACAACACTTAAAAAAGACGATTACGGCAATACCCCATTGCACCAGGCAGTTTATAATAATCAAAGCGAAACCGTAATATCACTTTTAAAGAACGAAGATATTAATGTAAACGAGCTGAACAATGATGGTGTAAGTCCGCTGATACTGGCAGTTAATAACTCGAATGCGCACCTTGTTGAGCTACTTATTAAAGCCGGTGCAGATGTTAATCAGCACGTACTTAGCGGTAATTCTGCTCTGCACTATGCAGCCGGAATGGGCAACCTGCATTTGGGCAAAACCTTGCTTAAAGCCGGTGCAGAAATAAACTCAAGAAACAGCTATAGCGAAACACCATTATTAGTAGCAGCACAATGCGGTTTTAACGACTTTACAGCTTTGCTTTTAGAAAATGGCGCTGATCCAAACGCGGTTGATAACGATGGTCGCAGCCCTATGGATTTTGCCAGCGAACGCGGCTATACAGAAATACTGGAACAGCTTATCGGTGCCGGAGCAGGCGAATAA
- the katG gene encoding catalase/peroxidase HPI: protein MENNSSDISKCPFHNGTLNNEKTPNHSGGTKNRDWWPNQLRLNILRQHSPVSNPLNTNFNYAEAFKSLDLEAVKQDLHALMTDSQDWWPADFGHYGGLFIRMAWHSAGTYRITDGRGGAGQGQQRFAPLNSWPDNVSLDKARRLLWPIKQKYGNKISWADLIVLTGNVALESMGFKTFGFAGGREDVWEADESVYWGSETTWLGGDERYAHGSDGVEKPGVLVSDDNADGDVHSRNLEKPLGATQMGLIYVNPEGPDGNPDPVLAAKDIRDTFGRMAMNDEETVALIAGGHTFGKTHGAAPSDNVGDEPEAAGIEQQGFGWQNSYGSGKGADTITSGLEVTWTKTPTQWSNDYFDHLFKYEWELTKSPGGAHQWVAKNAEAVIPDAYDGAKKHLPTMLTTDLSLRFDPEYEKISRRFYENPDQFADAFARAWFKLTHRDMGPRERYLGPDVPAEVLIWQDPIPAVDHVLIDESDARVLKDKILTSGLTVSQLVSTAWASASTFRGGDKRGGVNGARIRLAPQKDWAVNNPVQLQHVLSVLTGIQNEFNNAHTDKKISIADLIVLAGNAAVEKAAKDAGQEISVPFTPGRMDASQEQTDVESFHYLEPQADGFRNYRKTKARVRTEELLVDKANLLTLTAPELTVLVGGLRALNANYDGSPYGVFTNRPGQLTNDFFVNLLDMGTAWKAADESQEIFQGHDRKTGAFKWSATRADLVFGSHAELRAIAEVYAQADNGRKFIEDFVAAWTKVMNLDRFDLQ from the coding sequence ATGGAAAATAATTCGAGTGATATCAGCAAATGCCCTTTTCACAATGGCACATTAAACAACGAGAAAACCCCGAATCACAGTGGCGGTACTAAAAACCGCGACTGGTGGCCAAATCAACTTCGTTTAAATATTTTGCGCCAGCATTCGCCGGTATCAAATCCGCTAAATACAAATTTTAATTACGCAGAGGCTTTTAAAAGCCTTGACCTTGAAGCGGTGAAACAGGACTTGCACGCGTTGATGACCGATTCGCAAGATTGGTGGCCTGCAGATTTTGGTCATTACGGTGGTTTGTTTATCCGTATGGCATGGCACAGTGCCGGTACTTACCGAATTACTGACGGCCGTGGCGGCGCCGGACAAGGGCAGCAACGTTTTGCACCACTTAACAGCTGGCCGGATAACGTGAGTCTTGATAAAGCTCGCAGGTTGTTATGGCCTATCAAACAAAAATATGGCAACAAAATTTCATGGGCAGACCTTATTGTTTTAACAGGTAACGTGGCATTGGAATCAATGGGTTTTAAAACCTTTGGTTTTGCCGGTGGCCGCGAAGATGTTTGGGAAGCAGACGAGTCTGTATACTGGGGATCTGAAACAACCTGGTTAGGTGGTGATGAGCGCTATGCGCATGGTTCTGATGGTGTTGAAAAACCAGGTGTGCTGGTATCTGACGATAACGCAGATGGCGACGTACATTCACGTAACTTAGAGAAACCGCTTGGTGCAACTCAAATGGGGTTAATCTATGTAAACCCTGAAGGCCCGGACGGCAACCCTGACCCAGTACTTGCTGCCAAAGATATTCGTGATACTTTTGGCCGTATGGCTATGAATGATGAAGAAACTGTTGCGCTTATTGCAGGTGGACACACATTTGGTAAAACGCACGGTGCCGCACCTTCTGACAATGTAGGCGACGAACCGGAAGCAGCAGGAATAGAACAACAGGGTTTCGGCTGGCAAAACAGCTATGGTAGTGGTAAGGGTGCCGATACAATCACCAGCGGATTAGAAGTAACCTGGACCAAAACGCCAACCCAATGGAGTAATGATTATTTCGATCACCTGTTTAAATATGAGTGGGAACTAACTAAAAGCCCGGGTGGCGCACATCAGTGGGTTGCTAAAAATGCCGAAGCTGTAATTCCAGATGCATATGATGGCGCTAAAAAGCACTTGCCGACTATGCTTACCACAGACTTGTCGCTGCGTTTTGATCCTGAATATGAAAAAATCTCACGCCGTTTTTATGAAAATCCAGATCAGTTTGCTGATGCCTTTGCACGTGCATGGTTCAAACTAACTCACCGTGATATGGGTCCGCGCGAGCGTTACTTAGGACCGGATGTGCCTGCTGAGGTTTTAATATGGCAAGATCCTATTCCGGCAGTTGACCATGTGTTAATTGACGAAAGCGATGCACGTGTATTGAAAGATAAAATTTTAACGTCGGGTTTAACAGTTTCACAACTGGTTTCTACTGCATGGGCTTCTGCTTCTACCTTCCGTGGTGGTGACAAACGTGGTGGTGTTAATGGTGCACGTATTCGCCTTGCTCCGCAAAAAGACTGGGCAGTAAATAACCCTGTTCAATTGCAGCATGTGCTTAGCGTACTTACTGGTATCCAAAATGAATTCAACAACGCACATACTGACAAAAAAATATCAATTGCCGACCTGATTGTGCTTGCAGGAAATGCAGCAGTTGAGAAAGCAGCTAAAGATGCAGGTCAGGAGATCAGCGTACCGTTTACCCCGGGACGTATGGATGCTTCACAAGAGCAGACTGATGTGGAATCATTCCATTACTTAGAGCCACAGGCAGATGGTTTCCGTAACTATCGTAAAACCAAAGCAAGGGTACGTACCGAGGAATTGTTAGTAGACAAAGCTAACCTGCTGACATTAACAGCACCTGAACTAACTGTACTGGTTGGCGGTTTGCGTGCTTTAAATGCAAATTATGATGGCTCACCTTATGGTGTTTTCACTAACAGGCCAGGTCAGCTGACCAATGATTTCTTTGTGAACTTATTAGATATGGGTACTGCCTGGAAAGCGGCTGATGAAAGTCAGGAAATATTCCAGGGGCACGACCGTAAAACAGGAGCGTTCAAATGGTCTGCTACCCGTGCCGACCTTGTATTTGGTTCGCATGCAGAACTACGCGCTATTGCGGAAGTTTATGCACAGGCCGATAACGGTCGTAAATTTATAGAAGACTTTGTAGCAGCGTGGACCAAGGTAATGAACCTTGACCGTTTTGATCTGCAATAA
- a CDS encoding AI-2E family transporter: MKELPVTVKRSIELMGLALIGFIFIVGQGIIMPLLMAFFISLMLLPVMRFFRKFKTPEILAIFLPILALFIFLGLIIWFFSSQIGALIADLPQIKKNVSQHLGALSTWIAEKFKYSANEQLKFIDEQSNKMLNSAGSILSSMVGSIGNVLLFFGLIPIYIYLILLYKNLLMRFIFMWFDEKDHTTVEEGLKASESIIKSYLIGLLIQITYITILLGAILFFFGIKHALLIGVIFAFLNLIPYLGALIGNILGVLITLASSQEILPIFIVLGAIAVVQFLDNNILMPRIVGSKVKINALAAIVGVILAGTMGGISAMFLALPIIAVLKIIFDRSEQFKQWGVLLGDERPQHSPMQFPVFRNKKRIPVK, from the coding sequence ATGAAAGAACTTCCGGTAACTGTAAAGCGTTCCATCGAATTGATGGGCCTTGCCCTGATAGGGTTTATTTTTATTGTAGGCCAGGGCATAATTATGCCATTGTTAATGGCGTTCTTCATCAGCCTTATGCTATTGCCTGTGATGCGTTTTTTCAGGAAATTCAAGACGCCTGAAATATTGGCTATATTTTTACCCATACTGGCGCTGTTTATCTTCTTAGGTTTAATTATATGGTTTTTCTCCTCGCAAATAGGGGCGCTAATTGCCGATCTTCCACAGATCAAAAAAAATGTATCACAGCATTTAGGCGCGCTTAGTACCTGGATTGCCGAAAAATTTAAATATTCGGCTAATGAGCAGCTGAAGTTTATTGACGAACAAAGTAATAAGATGCTTAATTCAGCAGGTTCTATACTAAGCAGCATGGTGGGCTCAATAGGTAATGTGTTGTTGTTTTTTGGTCTTATACCCATTTACATCTACCTCATCTTATTATACAAAAACCTGTTAATGCGCTTTATATTTATGTGGTTTGACGAGAAAGACCATACCACTGTTGAAGAGGGGTTAAAGGCAAGCGAGAGTATTATTAAAAGTTACCTGATCGGCCTTTTAATTCAGATCACTTATATCACCATACTGTTAGGAGCCATATTATTCTTTTTCGGCATTAAGCATGCTTTGCTTATCGGAGTAATATTCGCTTTTTTAAACCTGATACCATATTTAGGTGCGCTGATAGGGAATATATTAGGGGTGCTTATCACTCTTGCATCATCGCAAGAGATATTGCCGATATTTATTGTTTTAGGTGCTATAGCTGTAGTCCAGTTTTTAGATAATAATATTTTAATGCCGCGTATTGTAGGGTCAAAGGTTAAGATCAATGCTTTGGCAGCTATTGTGGGCGTTATACTCGCGGGGACAATGGGCGGGATATCTGCTATGTTCCTGGCGCTTCCTATTATTGCAGTACTAAAGATCATCTTCGACAGGTCTGAGCAGTTTAAACAGTGGGGCGTCTTACTTGGCGATGAAAGGCCTCAGCATAGCCCTATGCAGTTTCCTGTGTTCCGTAATAAGAAGCGCATACCCGTGAAGTAA
- a CDS encoding response regulator: MILQKHLLIVEDNEDIAEVLKEIFTDNGYRVTAINEAADIVQTVQEINPDLIITDYILSGINGGEYCSQIKKNPLTAHIPVVILSGYAKVLESLGSYGADLVMYKPFDNDDLYEKVNKLLVETHK; this comes from the coding sequence ATGATATTACAAAAACATTTGCTTATCGTTGAGGATAACGAGGATATAGCAGAAGTACTTAAAGAGATTTTTACAGATAATGGTTACCGGGTTACAGCTATAAATGAGGCTGCGGATATTGTACAAACCGTGCAGGAAATAAACCCCGACCTGATTATTACGGACTATATTCTTTCGGGTATAAATGGCGGCGAATATTGCAGCCAGATTAAAAAGAATCCGCTTACTGCTCATATACCTGTGGTTATTTTGTCGGGTTATGCCAAGGTGCTGGAATCTTTAGGAAGTTATGGTGCCGACCTGGTAATGTATAAACCATTTGACAATGATGATTTATATGAAAAGGTAAACAAACTGCTCGTAGAAACGCATAAATAA